A window of Tautonia plasticadhaerens contains these coding sequences:
- a CDS encoding IS3 family transposase yields MPADGERPPFCVEEAEHLSRSASPVTGRPYGMQRVCRIFGLARSTAYYLKAREAVAPEQRPVPRKRGPVGAGTDEELVGHIRRVLAESPFTGEGYRKVWARLRHQGIRTASERVRRLMREHHLQAPRRGGHAHGPKAHDGTITAEEPDQMWGTDMTTTVPTGEGTAHAFVAVDHCTCECVGLHAAKGGDRFEALEPLRQGVREHFGGFGADVACGLTVRHDHGSNYLSDDFPRELAFLGMASSPSFVREPEGNGCAERFIRTLKTDPTATRTLHTRSRTGYNERSNRLPLGSAGPGPLVPGSARFPRRSRTMPRRPSAIAPPRA; encoded by the coding sequence GTGCCAGCGGATGGAGAGCGGCCGCCCTTTTGCGTCGAGGAGGCGGAGCACCTGAGCCGCTCCGCCTCCCCGGTCACCGGCCGGCCCTATGGCATGCAGCGGGTCTGCCGCATCTTCGGCCTCGCCCGCTCGACGGCCTACTACCTCAAGGCACGTGAGGCGGTCGCACCCGAGCAGCGGCCCGTACCCCGCAAGCGGGGGCCGGTCGGGGCGGGCACCGACGAGGAGCTGGTCGGCCACATCCGCCGGGTGCTGGCCGAGAGCCCGTTCACCGGCGAGGGCTACCGCAAGGTCTGGGCGAGGCTCCGCCATCAGGGCATCCGTACGGCCTCCGAGCGGGTCCGGCGGCTGATGCGGGAGCATCACCTCCAGGCCCCCCGCCGGGGCGGCCATGCCCACGGCCCGAAGGCCCACGACGGCACGATCACCGCCGAGGAGCCGGATCAGATGTGGGGCACCGACATGACCACCACCGTCCCCACCGGCGAGGGCACCGCCCACGCCTTCGTGGCGGTCGATCACTGCACCTGCGAATGCGTCGGCCTGCACGCCGCCAAGGGCGGCGACCGGTTCGAGGCGTTGGAGCCGCTGCGGCAAGGCGTGAGGGAGCACTTCGGCGGCTTCGGGGCGGATGTCGCCTGCGGGCTGACCGTCCGGCACGATCACGGGAGCAACTACCTCAGCGACGACTTCCCGCGGGAGCTGGCGTTCCTGGGGATGGCCAGCTCGCCGAGCTTCGTGCGAGAGCCCGAGGGCAACGGCTGTGCCGAGCGGTTCATCCGCACGCTGAAGACAGACCCGACAGCAACCCGCACTCTGCACACCCGTAGTCGAACCGGATACAACGAGCGCAGCAACCGTCTGCCCCTGGGCTCTGCTGGACCTGGCCCGCTGGTGCCAGGCTCGGCTCGCTTCCCTCGGAGGAGCCGCACCATGCCTCGACGCCCATCCGCCATCGCGCCCCCCCGCGCCTGA
- a CDS encoding recombinase family protein: MIGGDPPAIPGPFSHKIRPGHQDRLAVVYVRQSSPHQVAENRESADLQYQLRRRAMELGWSGSRVLVIDDDQGCSGLSIDNRPGSQRLLAEVSLGHVGIVFGREMSRLARSNRDWHQLLELCALFGVLPADADGVYDPRDVNDRLLLGLKGTLSEAETHVLRTRLHQGKLNKARRGELFTCVPIGYVRSADGGIALDPDEQVRSVVAMVFAPFAELGSIPEVQAHLAAHEIRIGIRAYRGPQRGQLVWRPSRRSTLYAMLRHPAYAGAYVYGRHACDPPLRAAGRSKSGRRTTSPEERVCLLKGRIPAYITWEQFEANGRQLRENDRGRGASRVSSGRGPTLLNGLVRCGRCGRPMSARNARPTVNPRYVCDARKLEYGGPLRQSTAAAAIDRLIEGLVLRAVEPAALELSLRAAERVEQDRERLHRHWRQRLERAEYEASRARRQYDAVDPENRLVARELERQWEQKLAARQRLEEDYARFRHEQPRHLTAADRERIRALAADGPALWRASTTPMADRRAIVRQLVEQVVVARRGETEVIEVVVRWLGGSESRHEVHQGLRRYDGLGDYPRLKGRVTELRGAGRTGEQIAETLKQEGYRTPRGGTFTGHRVRRLFMKLGLTGMPAGVRGPGDLPGSGEWWLPELAAELGVRPIVVHRWRWSGWLHGRQLPGVNGRWIVWADRSELRRLRRLRVHELRTRGRKAPSELTTPKGLRAAESRSARSRTRTRSAT, from the coding sequence GTGATCGGCGGTGATCCTCCGGCCATCCCCGGCCCGTTCTCACACAAGATCCGGCCCGGGCACCAGGATCGACTGGCCGTCGTCTACGTCCGCCAGTCGTCCCCGCATCAGGTGGCCGAGAACCGCGAGTCGGCCGACTTGCAGTACCAGCTCCGTCGCCGGGCGATGGAGCTCGGCTGGTCGGGCTCCCGGGTGCTGGTCATCGACGATGATCAGGGCTGCAGCGGCCTGTCCATCGACAACCGCCCCGGGTCCCAGCGGCTGCTGGCCGAGGTGTCGCTCGGCCACGTCGGGATCGTCTTCGGCCGGGAGATGAGCCGCCTGGCCCGCTCCAACCGTGACTGGCACCAGCTGCTCGAATTGTGTGCGTTGTTCGGTGTGTTGCCGGCCGATGCCGACGGGGTCTACGACCCGCGCGACGTCAACGACAGGCTCCTGCTGGGCTTGAAGGGGACCCTCTCGGAGGCGGAGACCCACGTGCTGCGGACGCGGCTGCACCAGGGCAAGCTGAACAAGGCCCGCCGGGGCGAGCTGTTCACCTGCGTCCCGATCGGCTACGTCCGCTCGGCCGACGGCGGGATCGCCCTGGACCCGGACGAGCAGGTCCGGTCCGTCGTCGCGATGGTCTTCGCCCCGTTCGCCGAGCTCGGATCCATTCCCGAGGTCCAGGCCCACCTGGCCGCCCATGAGATCCGCATCGGCATTCGGGCCTACCGCGGCCCGCAGCGTGGTCAGCTGGTGTGGAGGCCGTCCCGGCGGAGCACCCTCTACGCGATGCTCCGGCACCCGGCGTACGCCGGCGCCTACGTCTATGGGCGGCACGCCTGTGACCCGCCGCTGCGGGCCGCCGGCCGGTCGAAGTCGGGACGCCGGACGACGAGCCCGGAGGAGAGGGTGTGCCTGCTGAAGGGCCGCATCCCGGCGTACATCACCTGGGAGCAGTTCGAGGCCAACGGCAGGCAGCTGCGGGAGAACGACCGTGGTCGCGGGGCCTCGCGGGTGTCCAGCGGCCGTGGGCCGACGCTGCTCAACGGCCTGGTCCGGTGCGGCCGGTGTGGTCGTCCGATGTCCGCCCGCAACGCGCGGCCGACGGTCAACCCCCGGTACGTCTGCGACGCCCGGAAGCTGGAGTACGGCGGGCCGCTCCGCCAGAGCACGGCCGCGGCGGCGATCGACCGTCTGATCGAGGGGTTGGTGCTGCGTGCCGTGGAGCCGGCGGCGCTGGAGCTGAGCCTGCGGGCGGCCGAGCGGGTCGAGCAGGATCGCGAGCGCCTGCACCGGCACTGGCGGCAGCGGCTGGAGCGGGCTGAGTACGAGGCGAGTCGGGCGCGGCGGCAGTACGACGCCGTCGACCCCGAGAACCGGCTGGTCGCCCGGGAGCTGGAACGGCAGTGGGAGCAGAAGCTGGCCGCGCGTCAGCGGCTGGAGGAGGACTATGCCCGGTTCCGGCACGAGCAGCCGCGGCACCTGACCGCGGCGGACCGGGAGCGGATCCGGGCGTTGGCGGCCGATGGGCCGGCGTTGTGGCGGGCGTCCACGACGCCGATGGCCGACCGCCGGGCGATCGTTCGGCAGTTGGTCGAGCAGGTGGTAGTGGCGCGCCGCGGGGAGACGGAGGTGATCGAAGTGGTGGTCCGCTGGCTGGGCGGATCGGAGAGCCGCCATGAGGTCCATCAGGGGCTGCGCCGGTACGATGGTCTCGGGGACTATCCTCGGCTGAAGGGTCGGGTGACGGAGCTGCGCGGTGCCGGCCGGACCGGCGAGCAGATCGCGGAGACGCTGAAACAGGAGGGCTATCGCACGCCGAGGGGCGGTACGTTCACCGGCCATCGCGTTCGGCGATTGTTCATGAAACTCGGACTGACCGGGATGCCAGCCGGGGTGCGTGGCCCCGGTGACCTGCCGGGCTCAGGCGAGTGGTGGCTGCCGGAGTTGGCCGCCGAGCTGGGGGTACGACCGATCGTGGTGCATCGGTGGCGGTGGTCGGGGTGGCTGCACGGCCGCCAATTGCCGGGGGTCAACGGGCGCTGGATCGTGTGGGCCGACCGATCGGAGCTGCGGCGGCTACGCCGGCTCCGGGTTCACGAGCTCAGGACTCGAGGGCGAAAAGCCCCGTCGGAATTGACCACGCCGAAGGGGCTCCGGGCCGCGGAGTCACGATCGGCGCGGTCGAGAACGCGTACACGGAGTGCTACCTGA
- a CDS encoding recombinase family protein, which produces MPSDTKIRTDHLRRQAVVYVRQSTPHQVRGNRESTVRQYALAARAGALGWPAAAVQTIDEDQGRSAARSDHRDGFKRLLAEIGAGQVGLVLALEASRLARSSVDWHRLVETCGITKTLLADESAVYDPRDPNDRLLLGVKGTLGEAELMTIRCRLHDGRWSKARRGELAKPLPVGYVRTESGAVVKHPDRQVQARVQYLFELFAELRVARRVVARLRQESSRSRPRPGVARVTARSCGRRRPSGPS; this is translated from the coding sequence ATGCCGAGCGACACCAAGATCCGCACCGACCACCTCCGCCGCCAGGCGGTCGTCTACGTCCGCCAGTCGACCCCGCACCAGGTCCGAGGCAACCGCGAGAGCACCGTCCGCCAGTACGCCCTGGCGGCCCGGGCCGGGGCGCTGGGCTGGCCGGCCGCGGCCGTGCAGACGATCGACGAGGACCAGGGGCGGTCCGCGGCCCGCTCCGACCACCGCGACGGGTTCAAGCGCCTGCTCGCCGAGATCGGGGCCGGGCAGGTCGGGCTGGTCCTGGCCCTGGAGGCGTCCCGGCTGGCCCGCTCGTCGGTCGACTGGCACCGCCTGGTCGAGACCTGCGGCATCACCAAGACGCTGCTGGCCGACGAGTCGGCCGTCTACGACCCGCGGGACCCCAACGACAGGCTCCTCCTCGGCGTGAAGGGGACCTTGGGCGAGGCGGAGCTGATGACCATCCGGTGCCGGCTGCACGACGGGCGGTGGAGCAAGGCCCGCCGCGGTGAGCTGGCCAAGCCCCTGCCGGTCGGGTACGTCCGGACCGAGTCCGGTGCCGTGGTCAAGCACCCCGACCGCCAGGTCCAGGCCCGAGTCCAGTACCTCTTCGAGCTGTTCGCCGAGCTGCGGGTGGCCCGCCGGGTGGTGGCCCGGCTGCGTCAGGAAAGCTCCAGATCCCGGCCCAGACCTGGGGTGGCCCGGGTCACGGCGAGATCCTGTGGAAGGCGCCGACCTTCGGGGCCATCATGA
- a CDS encoding recombinase zinc beta ribbon domain-containing protein: MRILHNPAYAGTYACGQKEHDPYDRSPATGKAKTTTRPLDDWPVCVRDVYPAYITWDQFVGNQQTLRDNWFRAGTRGAPRRGHTLLQGIARCGRCGARMSVFYYSTKEKRAPGYGCVAGYVQGGPTCQMMSSAPVDAAVSELFLAAVTPAQVDVALRALDAYEAERAEARRQRGMQIQRADYEVEIARRRYEATDPANRLVAAELEVRWEEALRDRERLKREAEELDRRSASPLGAAERRRVREMAADLGGVWHAATTGMEDRKELLRFLVHRVYLDGVTVAGQIRIEVEWHTGARTKVRAPRPAVGAWAPRTPTAAVERIRSLLPAHSYESIAGMLKAEGYRTAKGLEFDMYSVGYVARSRGWGRSAAKRSEGDV; the protein is encoded by the coding sequence ATGAGGATTCTGCACAACCCAGCATATGCAGGAACGTACGCGTGTGGGCAGAAGGAGCACGACCCGTACGACCGCTCCCCGGCGACCGGGAAGGCGAAGACGACGACCCGGCCGCTGGACGACTGGCCGGTGTGCGTGCGGGACGTGTACCCCGCCTACATCACGTGGGACCAGTTCGTGGGGAACCAGCAGACGCTCCGGGACAACTGGTTCCGAGCCGGCACCCGCGGGGCCCCGCGCCGCGGCCACACGCTACTCCAGGGGATTGCCCGGTGCGGCCGATGCGGGGCGCGGATGAGCGTGTTCTACTACTCGACGAAGGAGAAGCGGGCGCCGGGATACGGGTGCGTGGCTGGATATGTCCAGGGCGGGCCGACGTGCCAGATGATGAGCTCGGCCCCGGTCGACGCCGCCGTGTCCGAACTGTTCCTGGCGGCGGTCACCCCGGCCCAGGTGGACGTGGCGCTGCGGGCCCTGGACGCTTACGAGGCCGAGCGCGCCGAGGCCCGCAGGCAGCGGGGGATGCAGATCCAGCGGGCCGACTACGAGGTCGAGATCGCCCGCCGGCGGTACGAGGCGACCGATCCGGCCAACCGGTTGGTCGCGGCCGAGCTGGAGGTGCGCTGGGAGGAGGCGCTGCGCGATCGCGAGCGACTGAAGCGGGAGGCCGAGGAGCTGGACCGCCGCTCGGCCAGCCCGCTGGGGGCGGCCGAGCGGCGGCGGGTGCGCGAGATGGCCGCCGACCTCGGCGGGGTCTGGCACGCGGCGACGACCGGGATGGAGGACCGGAAGGAGCTGTTGCGATTCCTGGTCCATCGTGTGTATCTGGACGGAGTGACCGTGGCGGGCCAGATCCGGATCGAGGTGGAGTGGCACACCGGGGCGCGGACGAAGGTCAGGGCGCCGCGGCCGGCGGTCGGGGCGTGGGCGCCGCGGACGCCGACGGCCGCGGTCGAGCGGATTCGCTCGCTCTTGCCCGCACATAGCTATGAGAGCATCGCAGGGATGCTGAAGGCGGAGGGCTATCGGACGGCGAAGGGACTGGAGTTCGACATGTACTCGGTTGGATATGTCGCCCGGAGCCGCGGCTGGGGGAGGTCGGCGGCGAAGCGGTCGGAGGGCGATGTGTAA